The Cytophagia bacterium CHB2 genome includes a region encoding these proteins:
- a CDS encoding isochorismatase: MGKVTVTPFELPLPPHFDAGKVGEVWRVPYHERAQQAESWAKQHGIAPAAYDRFRICLLPVDVQNTFCIPGFELYVGGRSGTGAVDDNRRFCEFIYRNLHRLTHICPTMDTHQAMQIFHAIFLVNEKGEHPAPYTLIAAEDIQQGKWKFNPAVAENLQLETSEAQKHLQHYTAALQAGGKYDLTIWPYHAMLGGIGHALVSAVEEAIFFHSIARLSQPDFQVKGNNPLTENYSVLRPEVLTGAMGKPIAHKNTRLIAKLLEYDAVIIAGQAKSHCVAWTIADLLNEMVITNRELAQKVYLLEDCASPVVVPGVIDYTEEADAAFRKFAESGMHVVRSTDPINSWPGIA, translated from the coding sequence ATTGGGAAAGTAACTGTGACTCCATTCGAACTTCCGCTGCCGCCTCATTTCGACGCCGGCAAGGTCGGCGAAGTTTGGCGCGTGCCTTATCATGAGCGTGCGCAACAGGCTGAGAGCTGGGCAAAACAACATGGCATCGCGCCTGCTGCGTATGATCGCTTCCGCATCTGCCTGCTGCCCGTCGATGTGCAAAACACCTTTTGCATTCCCGGTTTCGAGTTGTATGTCGGGGGACGCTCGGGCACGGGCGCGGTGGATGACAATCGCCGTTTTTGTGAATTCATTTATCGCAATCTTCATCGCCTCACGCACATTTGCCCGACGATGGACACGCATCAGGCGATGCAAATTTTTCATGCGATTTTTTTGGTGAATGAAAAAGGCGAGCATCCCGCGCCTTACACCCTGATTGCGGCGGAAGATATTCAGCAAGGCAAATGGAAATTCAATCCGGCAGTGGCGGAAAACCTGCAGCTTGAAACCAGCGAGGCGCAAAAGCATTTGCAGCATTATACCGCCGCGCTGCAAGCCGGCGGCAAATATGATTTGACCATTTGGCCTTATCATGCCATGCTCGGCGGCATCGGCCATGCGTTGGTTTCCGCGGTGGAGGAAGCCATTTTCTTTCACAGCATCGCGCGCTTGAGTCAGCCGGATTTCCAGGTGAAGGGCAACAATCCCCTCACGGAAAATTACTCCGTGTTGCGCCCCGAGGTGCTGACCGGCGCGATGGGCAAGCCGATTGCCCACAAAAACACGCGCTTGATCGCAAAATTATTGGAGTATGACGCGGTGATCATTGCGGGCCAGGCCAAAAGCCATTGCGTGGCGTGGACGATTGCCGATCTTCTGAATGAAATGGTCATCACCAATCGCGAGTTGGCGCAAAAAGTTTACTTGCTGGAAGACTGCGCCTCGCCTGTCGTTGTGCCGGGGGTGATCGACTACACCGAGGAAGCGGACGCTGCTTTCCGTAAATTTGCCGAATCCGGCATGCACGTTGTGCGTTCAACCGATCCGATCAACAGTTGGCCGGGAATTGCGTGA